The Spea bombifrons isolate aSpeBom1 chromosome 7, aSpeBom1.2.pri, whole genome shotgun sequence genomic interval GGCTGCTGCTGCAGAGCagcaggatatgacatcatttcccagtgCCTTGAAGCAGACGGCACACAGAACATGAAGCAGGGAGCATTAGTGGAGAGGTCTGTGTTGACCACCAGCTCCTTTGCATTTAGTTATGATCTGGCATGTTTGGGGAGCTTGCCGTGGCCCCCGTCAGGCATAAAGACAGCCCTAAATTGGTAaacaattttataattttaacgCTAGAAATAGACATTAACTAAAACAGAGAAATATCTGTGAACATCGGGACTAAAGAGGGCAAGACCAGTCAAGTGGTCCaatactaatgaaaaaaacacatatttagtGAAAAGGCTCAATGGATACATGTGTAATAACATGCAAGTAACCTGAGGCCTTCATACAAAGAAACCTACCGATAGATGTTTCTTCTTCCTGGAAATCCTTCAAATTCATTACTTGAGTAatagctgtatttttttatttacagatttaaaacaaaaacaaacaataaaaataagtttacacaaaaaatattttagtcattttgttatttttaaacttgTACTCAGTatattaatacaatttaaagtGGTTTAGTCGTAAATGATTTAATACTCTATACAAGCATTAGCTGTGAAAAGGTTCTTATGTTAGGATGCTGGAAAACTATCATAGGTGTTGTGGTGCCACAAACATTGAGGAAATATGTTAGATACCTCTGCTATCTAATTAAGTCGGGGATATTAATGAAGTCGGGGTTCACAGGTACACATAACTTGTACAAATAAGGGATCAGAGTCATTTGAATTAGCAATACAATGTAAGTTGGGGCATGGATGACTAAAATGTGCCAAGGACACATAGGAAACCATTGTTTAACCTGGGTATATCACCAGCTGTTCCTAGACTTCATGTCCTATGGTCTTTATTAGACTAGATGTTAGGCATCAAGTGTGGGGATTAAACACTTTAAGACCATGGgccagtatataatgtatgctGGCTGGATATACATAGATGGCTGGATGCCCTCATACTCTTGTAGTGTGCGGCCACATGTATCCAGATCTGCCATGCAAGTGCCAGTAATGGAGTGACTGGTTTACCTGATGGCCAGTATGAGTATTAGACAAAGATTTGAATACAGGGCACCTCCAAGTTTACAATATGCATGGTCATCGGACTCGTATTTCACTGGGTCAGTTATGAAACACAGTACAGGGCGATATTTACAATCATTTGACTCATCATGGGTCATGATTTCTAAGATTTCTTACTTTTTTGTACAAGCTATATTATGGCATATCACACTTACATTGCTTCATctgtaacataaaatatataaattgcttCCCAGGGTCCACTTGTAATTTGTATAGCATTATCctaataaacaaaagaacatATTAACAGtagattaaatattatttgttactAATATCATACTTTTGccattttcaatgtattttatatgctaAAACATTAAATGTCACAGGAAGTTACTATTTGCAGCAGACTGGCCATAtggcaaactgggcaaatgtatggtgggctgctggccgCTGGCACCACACATTTACCTTCACAGCTGCTCCAGCGGAAGATCAGCAGAAGAATCTAACATTGTAGCCTTTGGTTGATCATATCTGGCCGGCAGCTACATGTACTCAGCTTGGGTCAGATTTTGCCCCTGATTGGTGGCTTACTGTACATTAAAGAATTAATTAAGATTTTTGACTACCATGACCCTTTATCTACTACTTAAGAAagggcattaaccccttaaggacaatgggtggtccccaaacccattgaaaacaatgcattttgtcattaaggggttaaatccggtcctaaaagaaataaagggaAGCACAATATGGACAAAAGACAGAAGTAAAGGCACTAAAGGCAAGGGGCGTAAAGCACGACAgtgaaaatggaaatgtaatgaAACAAGGCAggccaaagggaaaaaaatgaagaatgaTAATTGTAGGTAACAGGGCCACATTGATGGTTAatgcagggtttagtgctaagAAAGTAGGtccttcaaaataaaatcaaaataaggCTACATACCACAGACTGATTTACATAATGAATATGTTTATAACCATTCCGGTCACTATAAATTTTATAATATGATGATGAGTCGGATGTGAACACTGGAAGTGAAGGAAagaactgaaaaacaaaatccatgaaaatgcattttaatgtgcCCTATAGCATGATAGTTGTAACAACTGTGACAATATACTGAATATACAAAATTATGAGCGTTGGACTTGAGTTTTACACcatacatttgtttaaatacaAGATAATCTAACGTATACTGCTTTCACACCAATTAGAAAATCATTCCATATTCCCCAGAAATTTTAGGCAAGCTTTCTGGACTTTTTTTGTCCTCACCCTACAGATGACCTTTTTAGTCCTCACAAGGCTATGACCATCGACCAAGGACCATTGACCAGCCTTCTCAAAACATGTAGCTCTAGAAAGCCAATTCTAAATGCATTAATTCAACACAACAATCTGAATACATTACTGCGGTTCATTCATAATGTATTCACGGTCGCATGAATGAAAATGTTATCTATCCTTGTTTTCCCATTATacgttattaaaagaaaatcaccATCCACTTAACAAACAAAGCAAATAAGTAAGATACAGATCATTTAGTGGATGTGTCTGAATTTTTCAAGTATAAGTAGAACGAGCCAAGATATTCCAACGCAGAGCATTCTATTTATCTCAATGTAATATAGTGTAATGTAACTATAATTAACGCTGTATTTATGGTGCTGATAAACCAAGCAATTATGTTTGCAAATAAaactaattatttaataaacctaATCTTGCATTTAACAGATGAACATACCGCAATTAACTAACTGATTATAGACGTGTATATTACTAggagttgaaaaataaaatagcaaagAACCATTAAGCGTCCGTATATTAAAGCTGGTTTGCATCAGATCCAACAGCGGCAagatattttaacttttatttttttttgcaaacgcATACGTATTCTGGTTGTTTGAATTgtatagatgtaatgtaaggaagctttactttgcttggttgggtggtagataagtgaaaaaaggggaaaaaaatgccaaactagatgggccgaatggttcctaCCTGCCATATTCACTTTAAGTGAAGTGTTAATGCATattgtacataaaaaataatgtaaaatgcaaataatgtgCAAATACATACCACACCAATCCATCCAGTTGTACTTGTTTCTAAATGCTCTTGATTCTGcataattgtgtaaaaaaaaggttactttttttctttatgaaggaactgttttataaaatatttaaatgaaaaatgaaataataacagTAAATGTGCATTATAAGTGCATTATATATCATGGTCAACATTCAACTAAAAGCTCACTATGTAAACAAGCTATAAAACAGTCTATGAgctacatatattatttattaaattgctAGTAATTCATCAGAATTTGAGCAGGATTATAGAACTGgcacccatacacaaacactgaaTAGAAGTGGGATAACAATCAAAtctggagagtttccaggtataatTATTGTAAAATACTGTACCCTTGGGCAAATCCATATATTTGAacttttttcaaaatcgcaTATTGCTATGACTGATATGTTTTGTGTTCTCGTCACCCACTGGACGCTGATCCGACTATCCAGAATCCACGTCACCCAGCTAAAGTAATATTCACTGTGAAAAAACCACAGCATTGTACTTATTCATAAATAGAGCTATATCAGCAAAAAGAACATACAGCTGGGTGTTATTATTCCTACCTCGCTGCTATCAATGATGGGACAGGAACTTCAGCTGTACTTATAAATCTTGGATCATCAACCTTTGCTATAAACAGTTTGACCGTTGGATTCTTTGAGCCAGCCTTTTAAAGAagtgaaataaatatacattatattatattgttacagGATGACACAACATACGTTGAACGCTCTTCAATAAACTGCTGGGCTCAAGCCCATTGCCATGCAACTCAGGGTGGGCACGGTAACAATTTCTTGGGGAATACAAAGAAATGAGCATATAAAGGAGGCGTATAATATGGTATTACAAAAAGATGATTGGGCTTCATCAGGCATTGGAGGTAAAAATAATGGTCAAAGGAGATCTATGAGTAAAGAAGCATGGTTAATAAGAAAATGACATGTGAGGAGGGGTTAGGGATGTCGGagtaaaaaacatggaaataagaGAGGTTGAATGGAAAAGGTAAGAACAGATAGAGGTAAAGGGATGTGTAACAAAGGAGCTAGTTAAAAGGGATCTAATAATAGCAAGAGACAGAGCTGGATGTTAACAAAGGCTGagattttgagctaaaaaagaTGAGAGCTGAAAGAGCTAAAGAGATGCAAAGTAGAGAAAGGATAGTTGGAAGAGAGAAAGAGTAGATTATACGAGGAGAGGTGGGTTAAAAAAGAGTGAGCAGAGggattaaatataaaagaaggAGCTAAAATAATTACGGAGAGGAGGGATCTTAGTATGTGCTGTTTACTGGTTTTGTAGCATATGGAATTCAGGTCGGGACAAGCAAATACCCAGTGGGCTGGTGGCTGATGGATACACATTGATACGCACTTCAAGAGTGTAAAAACATagcatggggcccctgctagaTACACCAGGCCTTAAAGGGCCACGACCGATTTTACTCCCTAGCCTGGACCTGACGCCAAAAGCTTTTTCCCAGAGTCCCAAAGTTTTTCCGTTTGTAATTGTGTATCATCATAGAGCAATGTATATTGTGACAAAGTGAGTTCAATGTAACTacacaaaaagcaaaacaatagTGCTACACATCCATaacacaaatattattattataataaataatcatgaCATTAGTTATAACGTTTCTTTTAACATCACCAGATTCTCAATGCTTTAAAAGGGGAACCAGTGCATGAAGTGCTGAGATCAGGGTCGGACATTATAAGGTCAGCAGCCACCCAATGATTGTGGTTGGATATGCACGGCCCCATGTTCATAATGGAgcagcagatcgggtgagtatgTGGCGCTGTCAGCCAGCGGCCCTCTGGGCATTTGTCAAGTGTGTCAGATTGCCAGTTCGGGCCTGGCTGTGATTATGAGACACTCTAGTAAAATGTGTACATGGTTTTTAGCAGTTTGTGATCAATTTTGGAATTGTGCCCTGGTGGTTGAATTGGTTCCTTGGTGAATTACCATGCAATGTGCTTTTCATTGAAAGGGTAATTGAGTTGCACCTTATATTCATTCCTAAAGTGCCTGAGATGGAGACAATCgtttaatttaaataacaaGCCCTTATTACGCCACCTTGTGGAAAAACACAGAACATAAGGATCTTAACTCCACGGGAAAAATCTGGTCCGTGACTGTAGAGCTTAATAAAGAAAACCTAATTGATCATCACAATAAGATTTGCTGCCAAACATCTGCCGACATAATTTTTCATGTTACTTAATATTGTGAGTTCAAGGTCTGTAGGCATATttatgattaacacaaaaaaaccatGCAATAAGAAATGGAACCGCAATCTcttgttaatgtatattatacacTTTACAGGACCCTCAAATGTCACTGGGAAGCTGTAGCAACTACTCTCATTCCGATTTGTTAAGCAGCGGATAACTCCATGAGTTAGTGAGTTAGGTTGTGTAAACAATATTTGATGGAAAGCTGACTTTGTgccaatatgtatttttttgcaggATAAATGCAGGAAGTCAGCAAGAACATAAGACATACTGCATTACACATTATAAGAAAAACAATGgaaacatattacatataataacaTACCTTCGGGTAAGGAATACTGATTGTTTTAGGATACTGATCATCGCCGTAAAAGGAATATTCTATGACTGGTACATCAGTATCATTAAATTGGACGTACGCCACAAAATTGCTATTTGTAGACCACCATGTAGCATATTTCACTCCCAGCATTTCCTCTAAATATAGAAATTAGCAATTAGTTCGTAAAACATATGCGGAAAATGTCTAAATTCACTATGACTTACTTGAACTGATAGTTGGCACGTACTGTCATGTCTGCCTATAAATGCAAGAGAAAGCGTGGCCAggcaagaaagggttaaatgagggCATGTTAGGTACCAGATTTAGAGGGTAGTAGAAAAGAATgccaagaaaaagaagaagaatagtGATGATCTGTCGGGGTCAACCAGGCCATCGACTTAACAGAATTAGGTACCTACCTTCATACACCCAATCTGGAATTCCATTGTATATTTGGTTTTCTTTCCCGTTGTTTGTTAATTCAGTGGGTGATTCCTTAAgattgtgttttaaaaatatgttgttaTCCACAATGTAtacctaaaatacaaaaaaattgcatAATGAAAAGACCACCAAGTTCAtcctttattaataaaacaatttgtgACCCGTAGGATTACCTGTTTAGGGACTTCTGAATTTGGGTCCACAAGATTAAGGTGAAATAAGTGTAATAGTCCACATATTCATTTAATAGCCCACGCTGAACTTTAGTATTGGCTGATGAACCCTCAGTAAATGGCGCTAGACACATTTTAGTTGTGTTACCATTTTCTAACATTAAAGTATTAGAAATGCAGCCTTTTAGGACTATGGTAGACAAGACATGAACCAAAAGATTTGTAATGTTATCTGACGTTCTTCCACTAGATGTTTAAAGGAACCTGTTTAACAcggtatatattgtgaaatatttacCTACTTTATGACCCAATAAGATTTTGTGCTTGCATGTCTCTGTGGAggtaaatatatagattttatttaatacataccAATTTATGTCCGGTGGGTGACCAGGCTATGTATTGAATGTTAGGTGGGAGCTTGTTTTCTTCAATAAACTCTCTACaaagggaaaatgtaaatgtattttttggaaataaacataaataaaaaaaataaaaggtttttaataaatagataaCAATGCTAACCCATTCTCTACATCATAAATGTGGTATGAGGCCGTGTAAGAGTGTCTCCATTGCTGTAAAGATATTATAAGCAAGAAAaacagttattatttttaaaggaaaacatgtattaatataatattgttattatattcatATGTAACTGGATGTAACGATATGGAAGTGGTAGGGGGTGAAGCGGCAGTAGTCTATGCATGAAGCTGCTTAGGAGATGGGGCAGAAATGGGGATCCGGTGGGCATTGTCCATGGTGTCCAACTGGTGGAAGCAATAATGGTGTATATACCATATACCAACGAATGATAATTACCCTCAGCATGTTGATTTTGGAGATCATTATTCTATGTggaatatatttctatgttaaaACTGTGTTCTAAATTGTAATAATTGCGTATTGTTATACAATGACAAATGTTCAGTGTAATATTCTGTGGATATATAGCATGGCTAACTCGGAGGCCTTTGAGAAATCTCGCTGATTTAATTGTGAGCTATGCTATATGCTACCATTTTTTAATGCTTACAATCATTTATGTAAGCCAATGtatatctttaaaaaagttaaagtaTCGGCTTCTACAGCAGCGAAAGTAATGTGTATGTGCGCTTGAACTCAGCGGCACCCCTAAATACCAAATGTTCTGAAAACTAGCTGTATAATCAGTATTTGTATTGTGAAACATAAACATTTCTGTCAAGTAAAAAGAGTTCCTACATATATATTTGGATATTCTAAATGTTTGCTTACAATGGATTTGTTTGTCCTTGTGCGAGGGTCTgctttaatgtatgtattttaactAAACTAAGCACTAATATCTATATAGGATTGAGCCAGAATAATAGTTAGAGTTAAAATCTTATGGATAATACGTACTGTTTaaatagtgtttaataatattttctacAGCTTTTAGACATTATATTTTGGGTTAATAACATGCAGTTATACACCTTatgatcatacctggaaactgttggggtttgacctggagtctctggatAAAGCCCTGCTTCCTTGGGTCTCCATatcagtttcttttttctctgggcaggggagtGGTGTGTGACCATGTCCACCTTATGCCCACCTTATGCCCACCTTATGCCCATTCCCACTCACTTCCCTCCCACTCTTCACCCACTAAAAGTGTCTGAGTTTAGTTCTATGAGAAGCCACTTCCTCAGAAGAGGGTGAGTAAGCTCTGAGTAGCCTACCCTATAAAGTTCCCAATCATTCAGGTGATCTTTAAGACTAATTTAAGATCAATTAATGAGGCTTCCAATGTACTGTATTGCAGGAGAAATTACTTGTTTATAATTGCTCTCGAAGTATGCAAATTTTTGATCTGTTGACAGCTGATAATTCGTGGCATTTACAATATCCTGAAATTAGACAGAAACAGCATATTAGAAAGGAAGTTCCAGcgcttagaaaaaaatatttgcccctcccccatttctttttttttgcacatttgtcaTACTTAAGTCTGACAAATAATCCGAAGCACGCAAGCAAGCCCACCTCTAAATGGCTCAaagtaaacaaaatgaaggGTCCGAAGTGGCCCATACTTATTAGGTTTATTAGGTTTGGGGGCAATTACTTCAtcacatgggtgatatattGGAATGATTATTGAAATCTGACTGGTTGGATgacctgaaacatttaaatgtgtcaaaatagcaaaaatagaaggcaaatactttttcacagcactgtatatgtTGGGATTTTACACcgttaataaaatgattttggaCCAAATGTACTTACAAAAGATGTGTTCTTCAAAATGATAGAACTGTCTCCTGTTTCCACATTATGAAGAATGACGTTTCTCTCAGTCGATTTGTGCAAGTACTCATTCTCTGTTTCAAAGGGAATATCGTGGAAACATTCAGTTATTTGTTACACTTTGaaacatggaaatatatttttattaatagaacACAAATTTAATAACAGAAACTTTAATAATGTTATTACAGAAGGTGTTCATTTTGACATCTTCTTGTTTGCGTACTCAGAATTGTGTCATTTGTACATACAGAGGGCCTTGCATTCTTATCGTGAGCCATCATGGCAAACATTTGGATGATCTCATGAATTTGGGCGCTGGTTTTGGTTCTATTGAGCAGAGGGACAGGGAGTATACAGGATTGTCCGTGTTCTTGCCTTTGGCTCCGTTTCATATTACATAATACTTATGTCACCCCTAAATGTTAAGGTAGCCTTTGGAGCTTGGGTGTGTAGTCGAGGGTCATATAAGGTGAAAATGATAGTTCAGCTGAAAATGAGTTTAATGTTTTCAGCAATAATTCTATGACATCCAAAGGAAAGTAAACACCCAGTACAAGGCCAAAATGGTACCCAATAACATAACTGGAGCGTTTGCAGAAGCAAACCGTCCCCGAATCCTAGAGGGAACTCCAGTTTCTTCTGGTCTAGGCAGAAAGCAGTGGTGGTCCTGGTTTCATTCTATGTGTACATTTAGATTACAGATTACAAGTTGCGTACCTTGATTGGATGCCATGCATTGCGAAAAATTAGCATTATTGTTGGGCAAATTGTAGCCAATTcacattcttaaccccttaatgacaaagcccgtacatgctcGGGCTcaacatgcattgttttcaatgggtttagggaccgtccattgtccttaaggggttaatgtatatgAAACCATTAACTCGCTGGTTGGGAAATACACATCTGGATTCATTACTTTATTCTTTCATTATAAACTTAATTTAACTAAGCAGCATTTGAGCATCACAGtgaatattatcattattattacagagACTCAAAGCAGCAAGTCCCAAAAGAAAGGGAGGCACAATCTTTGCTTTCCCAGAAGTGCTTACATTATcacttaaacattttttattagtcaAAAATCCAATATTTATCTCTCAGCAGCAGAAGAAGAGATGCAAATGTTCACTCCCTTCTGTTGCCACAAATACTTGTCCACATATGCTCTCTttgataaaacatatgtatttatttaaaagatcAGTAATATAAGCACAAATGTCGTTTAAAAAGACAGTGGAAGAAAGTTTAAGAGGTGCATGAAGTATGCATCTAGTTATTAGTACCTATTTATTCAAATAGAACATCTGTTATTGTCAAATACCTGTGAAAATAGATTTGAATGTAATCCAGTTCTAATAAAAAACAGCTTGCGGACAGCCTCCTTTTCCCCCTTtggttcaatttatttttttcagttatgcAAATTTTTCTTTGACCTGTTGacaacgtattttttttttcggttttgTTGCCCAGCTGTTCATTACAAAAGTTGTCTGAATAAATTGGCCGAATATTTCTCCGTACCTGAAATCCACTGATGATGATATATTTTGTAGTTGAAGTCTGAACTGAATGTATCCTCAAATGAAAATTCTTTAAAACCATCACTCTTGTTCCCTGgataacacaacaaaaaaataaccaatattaactaaattaattaaatttaagaaCACTATGGCCTTCTCTGATTAGAATGTTTCAATATTTTGAAAGGAAATACgtgattttaattaaaaaatcaagaaattggatgcttttatattttaaatatatttccatgaaGTCAATTTGGCAAAATATCAAGTTCTAGATTAATAATGGTTTTGTTATTGGTTCTGATTTCTTTgcccacattattattattattattattatttttgagcaC includes:
- the FAP gene encoding prolyl endopeptidase FAP, with protein sequence MKTPVKILIGTTAVTVLTLLVVSIYFLTSRNKSDGFKEFSFEDTFSSDFNYKIYHHQWISENEYLHKSTERNVILHNVETGDSSIILKNTSFDIVNATNYQLSTDQKFAYFESNYKQQWRHSYTASYHIYDVENGEFIEENKLPPNIQYIAWSPTGHKLVYIVDNNIFLKHNLKESPTELTNNGKENQIYNGIPDWVYEEEMLGVKYATWWSTNSNFVAYVQFNDTDVPVIEYSFYGDDQYPKTISIPYPKAGSKNPTVKLFIAKVDDPRFISTAEVPVPSLIAASEYYFSWVTWILDSRISVQWVTRTQNISVIAICDFEKSSNIWICPRNQEHLETSTTGWIGVFFPSLPVFTSDSSSYYKIYSDRNGYKHIHYVNQSVDNAIQITSGPWEAIYIFYVTDEAIYYSSNEFEGFPGRRNIYRIALQGNRQKQCITCHLRKERCQYYSAKFSIKAKYYSLYCYGPGLPIVTLHDARTNKELRVLEDNLALESKLLTVRMPSERIGKIEQDGMTFWYKMTLPHNFNKSKKYPLLLYVYGGPSSQEVLHTFSIGWKTYLASSEEIIVASVDGRGTAFQGDKFMHAVYKRLGTYEVEDQIFAVRKFIEMGFIDEKRIAIWGWSYGGYVTSMVLGHGTGLFKCGMAVAPVSNWEYYASIYTERYMGLPTKSDNLENYKNSTVMARAQHFKEVDYLLIHGTADDNVHFQQAAQISKALVDAQVDFEAMWYTDKDHSISGSGRKHLYTHMTRFLKQCFNL